A window from Culex pipiens pallens isolate TS chromosome 3, TS_CPP_V2, whole genome shotgun sequence encodes these proteins:
- the LOC120420917 gene encoding uncharacterized protein LOC120420917, whose amino-acid sequence MNSEEYKQKMLDLLKDDQTYQPITRDPTSRFQKLNNNLVQRLHTLKLIDLRTTYKLKTNSALCPRIYGQPKAHKQGLPLRPVVPNITAPSYNLSKYIGQMIRKSINSQYNVKDSFEFCEFINTVTLPPGHVLISLDVVSLFTCVPKLLVVHDVIYGWEGIKKHANNINLDLFLEMIEFCIDASYFKFNEQHYQQIFGTAMGNPLSSTVADLVMENLLVSVVHKLDFQLPFLKKYVDDIVTAIPPDKLDHVMEVFNSYNEHLQFTYELENNYRLPYLDMLLVRTETQTIRTEWYQKPIASGRFLDFHSLHPLNQKLNTATNLINRINTFSTNLSDQQKKHSPYQPPC is encoded by the exons ATGAACAGCGAGGAGTACAAACAGAAAATGCTAGATCTCCTGAAGGACGACCAAACATACCAGCCCATAACACGTGACCCCACCTCGCGTTTccagaaactaaacaacaatCTCGTACAACGTCTACACACACTGAAGCTGATCGACTTGAGAACTACGTACAAATTGAAAACCAACAGCGCGTTATGCCCGAGGATATACGGTCAACCAAAGGCGCACAAACAGGGACTGCCCTTAAGACCAGTGGTTCCCAACATAACAGCGCCATCTTACAACCTGTCTAAGTACATTGGACAGATGATCCGCAAATCGATCAACAGCCAGTACAACGTCAAGGATTCTTTCGAATTCTGTGAGTTTATCAACACTGTCACACTACCACCTGGACACGTGTTGATCTCACTTGATGTAGTCTCGCTCTTCACATGTGTACCCAAGCTACTAGTCGTCCATGACGTCATATATGGGTGGGAGGGGATCAAGAAGCATGCCAACAACATCAATCTCGACCTTTTCTTAGAGATGATCGAGTTCTGCATCGACGCGAGCTATTTCAAGTTCAATGAGCAGCATTACCAGCAGATCTTCGGCACGGCCATGGGAAACCCATTGTCCTCCACGGTAGCAGACCTAGTGATGGAAAACCTCCTAGTATCTGTCGTCCATAAACTGGACTTCCAACTACCTTTCCTCAAAAAATACGTAGACGACATCGTTACGGCCATTCCCCCAGACAAGCTGGACCACGTGATGGAGGTGTTCAATTCGTACAACGAACATCTTCAATTCACCTACGAACTAGAAAACAACTACCGACTACCATATCTCGACATGCTGCTAGTTCGCACTGAAACCCAAACCATCAGGACAGAATGGTACCAAAAGCCCATCGCGAGTGGTCGGTTCCTCGACTTTCACTCGCTCCACCCCTTGAACCAAAAACTCAACACTGCCACCAATCTAATCAACCGGATCAACACCTTCTCTACAAACCTGTCCGACCAGCAGAAG AAACACTCGCCGTATCAACCCCCCTGTTGA
- the LOC120420911 gene encoding gustatory receptor for sugar taste 64a-like isoform X1, with amino-acid sequence MLFATKSAGSLKKGPILVVQEVKEESPIPNDCTAHVALAPIILFGQLFSLMPVSGYFHRTPDKLAFRVRSLRFLYSCVTLFGIVSIVVLFLMYSIRRGVLGLSSAATFIYYTVITLALIEFMNLGRNWHWIVAYWTEQEKPFLYYPYSTRKGLKLDKLVKCVASAVIFFAFVEDIMNFISAYKLNELHIKYCSHRDDFWRNFFHREHAHIVKVIPYHTVVGVGIELMMRVAKFTWHYIDVFIICVCLSLEKRFGQFNSRIERFKGVDQPPEVWREIRLDYLRLSELVNFMDDRLSRIILMSCANNMFFISVQLYNIFELKPTPMTSVYFWYSLLFLMSRCFVTLYISASIYEASLKPLELLRDFSTLNWNLDLQRLLDHISLKNIAFSGKRFFYITRPLILAVSFELGSFKKWVWTDLTLFVDGRHDRDVRAGSAGPGLQGSRYYQGLQLLSSFIEV; translated from the exons ATGCTTTTCGCTACAAAATCGGCAGGGTCCTTGAAAAAGGGCCCCATTTTGGTAGTTCAAGAAGTGAAGGAAGAAAGCCCCATCCCGAATGATTGTACGGCGCACGTGGCCCTGGCACCGATTATCCTGTTTGGGCAACTGTTTTCGCTGATGCCTGTGAGCGGGTATTTTCACCGCACTCCGGACAAGTTGGCGTTCAGGGTCAGAAGTTTGCGCTTTCTGTACTCTTGTGTGACGCTGTTTGGAATAGTATCGATTGTCGTGCTGTTTTTGATGTACTCCATCCGGCGTGGAGTACTCGGGCTGAGCAGTGCCG CAACTTTCATCTACTACACGGTGATTACTCTGGCACTGATAGAGTTCATGAACCTGGGTAGAAATTGGCACTGGATTGTCGCCTACTGGACGGAACAGGAAAAGCCCTTCCTGTACTACCCGTACAGTACTCGGAAGGGACTCAAGCTGGACAAGCTGGTCAAGTGCGTGGCCTCCGCGGTGATATTCTTCGCCTTTGTCGAGGACATTATGAACTTCATATCGGCGTACAAGCTCAACGAACTCCACATCAAGTACTGTTCCCACAGGGACGACTTCTGGCGGAATTTTTTCCACCGGGAGCATGCCCACATCGTGAAGGTCATTCCGTACCACACGGTCGTCGGAGTGGGCATCGAGCTGATGATGAGGGTGGCCAAGTTCACCTGGCACTACATTGATGTGTTTATCATTTGTGTGTGTCTCTCGTTGGAGAAGCGATTCGGGCAATTTAATAGTAGGATTGAGCGGTTCAAGGGAGTGGATCAACCGCCGGAAGTGTGGCGCGAAATAAGGTTGGATTACTTGCGGTTGAGTGAGCTGGTCAACTTTATGGACGATCGGCTGTCGCGGATCATCCTGATGTCCTGTGCGAACAACATGTTCTTCATTTCGGTGCAGTTGTATAATATTTTTGA ACTCAAACCCACCCCGATGACATCGGTCTATTTCTGGTACTCGCTGCTCTTCCTAATGAGCCGCTGCTTCGTCACCCTGTACATATCGGCCTCCATCTACGAAGCCTCACTGAAACCCCTCGAACTGCTGCGGGACTTTTCCACCCTGAACTGGAACCTGGACCTGCAACGTCTGCTGGACCACATCTCGCTCAAGAACATCGCCTTCTCCGGGAAGCGCTTCTTCTACATCACCCGACCGCTGATTTTGGCTGTGAGTTTCGAGCTTGGGTCTTTCAAGAAATGGGTTTGGACTGATTTAACTTTGTTTGTAGATGGCCGGCACGATCGTGACGTACGAGCTGGTTCTGCTGGACCAGGTCTCCAAGGATCAAGATACTACCAAGGATTGCAACTTTTAAGCTCTTTTATTGAAGTCtaa
- the LOC120420910 gene encoding uncharacterized protein LOC120420910 — protein MECVERMNCIGRCPQVDRAMIIPQEFEWIPSTVSGGLPPLALSVGHEPEGTPIYVGRADYNGCTFPVKIVPEKQSAHMTVDGANIFVRDFEILCGSGFRWIRSAKGHIPSNAVSCQKSSEGTALYIGRVHHGEGLIPGRIDPAEGCLFISTEKGVTSYISDDVLVHDHQSIVGSQRIDDRGQWVQAASNGPVPAGAVRAGHDSDGTVIYVGRMNHEGNTIPAKIIPEKKMAHTQHDGQEIGKSHYEALCSAQVSWVPFRGRIPKEAVSCGRLTNGGHVFIGRGSYMGSLTPGKVLQSSKMLYIPFGWNEVEIDEFEILIYNRNKGNDQLNEELSVKKLTWLPRKNYQDPPEGAVLAGYDSDRSPIYVGRVMYEGNQLPAKVIPRKQLCYSQYNGEEIEMISYEALCHGNVEWVRFRGTIPANAVVCGRLISGEVVHIGRGSHLGSLTSGRVLSGEKVLYIPFGWNEIRITDFEILIDNDFKVLNRNLNWIHTKREQPAPKGAILAGKDFNGCPIYVGRVQHDGNRFVGKVIPSREICDTTDEGGKVIPKLSYEALCDAEVGWVKFEGSIPTEAVECGRDRHGGKVFIGRCHCRTGIIPGTVLEAEKKLRFVKGTEMNVEAEFEILVYSFLNTRYNWMPWSAHQGNPPAGVYAGNDQDGSPIFVGRAFHEGDQLPAKVLPSKQAAYVSHNGCEIFKSHFEVLSGTGFTWVHSSNGHVPAGAVLCGNTTTGEPLYIGRAHHEGSLTPGKIHRSHGCLYIPFGGAEQSILHYEVLVGQQRSNWSHCSAGAPLPPGAILAGHDADSAPIYVGRCYHEGDQLPAKVIPSKQVAYVCFNGQEIPKYSYEVLCNGNVSWVPSGFGTVPPNAVLGGRTSSGEVLYVGRAHYMGSLTPGKVHPSHQTLYIPYGGSEVAMKNYEVLVEN, from the exons atggAGTGTGTCGAGCGCATGAATTGCATCGGAAGATGTCCACAGGTTGATCGAGCCATGATCATTCCACAAG AATTCGAGTGGATTCCCAGCACGGTGTCCGGTGGACTTCCCCCGCTTGCCTTGTCGGTGGGTCATGAACCTGAAGGAACGCCAATTTACGTTGGCCGAGCAGACTACAACGGGTGCACGTTCCCGGTGAAGATTGTACCGGAAAAACAATCCGCCCATATGACGGTCGATGGAGCGAATATTTTCGTGCGTGATTTTgag attttgtgtggTTCTGGTTTTCGCTGGATTCGAAGCGCCAAAGGTCACATTCCTAGCAATGCTGTATCGTGTCAGAAGTCATCGGAGGGCACCGCACTGTATATTGGCCGGGTACATCATGGAGAAGGGCTAATCCCGGGCAGGATTGATCCAGCCGAAGGATGTTTGTTCATCTCTACTGAAAAAGGGGTGACGAGCTACATTTCGGACGATGTTTTAGTTCACGATCATCAGTCAATAGTTGGTTCGCAACGAATTGATGATCGAGGTCAGTGGGTACAGGCAGCTAGTAACGGACCTGTTCCTGCCGGTGCTGTCCGAGCCGGTCATGACAGTGACGGAACAGTGATTTACGTGGGACGCATGAATCATGAGGGGAACACGATTCCGGCGAAAATTATTCCGGAAAAGAAAATGGCTCATACACAGCACGATGGGCAGGAAATTGGGAAGTCACACTATGAAGCGTTGTGCAGTGCTCAAGTATCGTGGGTTCCGTTTCGGGGAAGAATTCCGAAAGAAGCTGTGAGCTGTGGACGGTTGACGAATGGAGGGCATGTATTCATTGGTAGAGGAAGCTATATGGGAAGCCTGACGCCCGGAAAAGTTTTACAGTCTTCGAAGATGCTTTACATCCCTTTCGGGTGGAATGAGGTGGAAATTGAcgagtttgaaattttaatctaCAATCGTAATAAAGGGAATGATCAGCTAAATGAAGAGTTATCTGTTAAAAAGt TAACCTGGCTACCGCGTAAAAACTACCAAGACCCACCCGAGGGAGCCGTCCTGGCCGGGTACGACAGTGACCGGTCGCCGATCTACGTGGGACGGGTGATGTACGAAGGGAACCAACTTCCGGCCAAGGTGATACCCCGCAAGCAGCTCTGCTACAGCCAGTACAATGGCGAGGAGATCGAGATGATTTCGTACGAAGCCCTTTGCCACGGGAATGTTGAGTGGGTACGATTCCGAGGAACCATTCCAGCGAATGCCGTGGTGTGTGGTCGGTTGATTTCCGGTGAAGTTGTTCACATAGGCAGAGGTAGTCACTTGGGAAGTTTGACGTCGGGACGGGTACTGTCCGGCGAGAAGGTTCTGTACATACCGTTTGGTTGGAATGAAATTCGCATCACCGATTTCGAGATATTGATTGATAATGACTTTAAAGTTTTGAACAGGAATC TAAATTGGATCCACACGAAACGGGAACAACCAGCTCCGAAGGGGGCCATCCTTGCCGGGAAGGACTTCAACGGGTGTCCAATCTACGTTGGACGTGTTCAGCACGATGGCAATCGCTTCGTGGGGAAAGTCATCCCCAGCAGAGAGATCTGCGATACGACCGATGAAGGGGGCAAAGTTATTCCCAAACTATCGTACGAGGCACTGTGCGATGCCGAGGTTGGGTGGGTGAAGTTTGAGGGATCGATTCCAACGGAAGCCGTAGAGTGTGGCCGGGATCGGCACGGAGGGAAGGTTTTCATCGGAAGGTGCCACTGCCGGACGGGGATTATTCCGGGGACGGTGCTGGAGGCGGAGAAGAAGTTGCGATTTGTCAAGGGGACTGAGATGAATGTGGAAGCGGAGTTTGAGATTCTTGTTTATAGTT TTTTGAATACGA GATACAACTGGATGCCATGGTCGGCGCATCAGGGCAACCCCCCGGCCGGAGTGTACGCCGGCAACGACCAGGACGGTTCGCCGATCTTCGTGGGCCGTGCCTTCCACGAGGGAGACCAACTTCCGGCCAAGGTCCTCCCGAGCAAGCAGGCGGCGTACGTGTCCCACAACGGATGCGAAATTTTCAAGTCACACTTTGAG GTATTAAGTGGCACGGGATTCACCTGGGTGCACAGCAGCAACGGACATGTCCCGGCTGGGGCGGTGTTGTGCGGTAATACGACCACCGGGGAGCCGCTGTACATTGGGCGTGCCCATCACGAGGGCAGTTTGACGCCGGGAAAGATCCACCGCAGCCACGGATGTCTGTACATTCCGTTTGGAGGGGCCGAGCAGAGCATTTTGCACTACGAGGTGCTGGTGGGACAGCAGCGAT CCAACTGGTCACACTGCTCGGCCGGTGCTCCCCTGCCGCCGGGCGCCATCCTGGCCGGCCACGATGCCGACAGCGCGCCGATCTACGTGGGCCGCTGCTACCACGAGGGTGACCAGCTGCCGGCCAAGGTGATCCCGAGCAAACAGGTCGCGTACGTGTGCTTCAACGGGCAGGAAATTCCCAAGTACTCGTACGAGGTGCTGTGCAACGGAAACGTCAGCTGGGTTCCGTCCGGCTTTGGGACCGTTCCGCCGAACGCCGTGCTCGGGGGTCGCACCTCCAGCGGTGAGGTGCTGTACGTTGGCCGGGCGCACTATATGGGCAGCTTGACGCCGGGCAAGGTTCACCCGAGCCACCAGACGCTGTACATCCCGTACGGAGGCAGTGAGGTCGCGATGAAGAACTACGAGGTGCTGGTCGAAAACTGA
- the LOC120420923 gene encoding uncharacterized protein LOC120420923, protein MSCYEVTRYGLRERFASKVEDDVNVPVYNWVPWSADAGVHPANAVRAGTDTDGSEIYVGRAEHYGEMLPVKFLPKRRVAYVSQGGIEFFKAHFEVLTGLSFTWVPAVNGEIPKGAVFVGKTTHGEPMYIGRGHLDGSVTPGKVLKSQGCLYVPFGGFEQATSKYEVLVDGGKSQKQSVGGNWVRASSKGPVPPGALQAGYDSDGSPIYLGRVFRYGQVLPAKVMPRKQMCHTGDQGLEFEMTEYDALCCANVSWVPFRGVFPLNAIECGRDQYGEKLYFGRGQFSGSLTPGKILENSKVCKIPYNFKEYTLREFDILVDNSNPTTRCAQSLDWQPSTNASPLPKGAILGGYDKDGAPIYVGRVTYEGNQLPAKVIPRRRMCRTSYKGKEIEMSSYEALCNTRASWVPFSGRIPAKAIVCGRTMWGETVYIGRGYHKGAMIPGRVMENQRVLMVPFEWNEISLTEFEILVEN, encoded by the exons ATGTCCTGCTACGAAGTGACGCGGTACGGGCTAAGGGAACGCTTTGCCTCAAAAGTTGAGGATGACGTTAACGTGCCAG TCTACAACTGGGTCCCCTGGTCGGCCGACGCCGGCGTCCATCCGGCGAATGCCGTCCGCGCCGGAACCGACACCGACGGTTCGGAGATCTACGTGGGCCGTGCGGAGCACTACGGCGAGATGCTGCCGGTCAAGTTCCTACCCAAACGTCGGGTGGCCTACGTGTCCCAGGGTGGGATCGAGTTCTTCAAGGCACACTTTGAAGTGCTCACCGGACTCAGCTTCACCTGGGTTCCTGCCGTGAACGGAGAAATTCCAAAGGGTGCCGTTTTCGTCGGCAAAACCACCCACGGTGAACCCATGTACATCGGACGGGGTCACCTGGACGGAAGCGTGACGCCGGGaaaggtcctcaaaagccaggGCTGTCTGTACGTTCCGTTTGGTGGATTTGAACAAGCGACCTCCAAGTACGAGGTGCTGGTCGATGGAGGAAAGT ccCAAAAGCAAAGCGTCGGAGGCAACTGGGTGCGGGCATCGAGCAAGGGTCCGGTTCCACCGGGTGCCCTCCAGGCCGGTTACGACAGTGACGGTTCTCCGATCTACCTGGGTCGTGTGTTCCGCTACGGCCAAGTTTTGCCGGCGAAGGTCATGCCCCGCAAGCAGATGTGCCACACCGGTGACCAGGGGCTCGAGTTCGAGATGACCGAGTACGACGCCCTGTGCTGTGCCAACGTGTCCTGGGTGCCCTTCCGCGGGGTGTTCCCCCTGAACGCGATCGAATGTGGCCGCGATCAGTACGGCGAGAAGCTGTACTTTGGACGGGGACAGTTCAGCGGCAGCTTGACCCCGGGAAAAATCCTTGAGAATAGCAAAGTCTGCAAGATTCCGTACAACTTCAAGGAGTACACGCTGAGGGAGTTTGACATTCTGGTGGACAACAGCAATCCGACGACTCGCTGCGCTCAATCTT TGGACTGGCAGCCGAGCACTAACGCGTCCCCACTCCCCAAAGGCGCCATCCTCGGTGGATACGACAAGGACGGAGCACCGATCTACGTGGGCCGCGTCACGTACGAAGGAAACCAACTGCCGGCGAAGGTCATCCCGCGTAGACGGATGTGTCGCACCTCGTACAAGGGCAAGGAAATCGAAATGAGCTCGTACGAGGCGCTGTGCAACACCCGGGCGTCCTGGGTGCCGTTCAGCGGAAGGATCCCCGCCAAGGCGATCGTCTGTGGCCGCACCATGTGGGGTGAGACGGTCTACATTGGGCGCGGTTACCACAAGGGCGCCATGATTCCGGGCAGGGTTATGGAGAACCAGCGCGTGCTGATGGTGCCCTTCGAGTGGAACGAAATTTCGCTGACAGAATTTGAAATTCTGGTCGAAAACTAA
- the LOC120420911 gene encoding gustatory receptor for sugar taste 64a-like isoform X2 has translation MLFATKSAGSLKKGPILVVQEVKEESPIPNDCTAHVALAPIILFGQLFSLMPVSGYFHRTPDKLAFRVRSLRFLYSCVTLFGIVSIVVLFLMYSIRRGVLGLSSAATFIYYTVITLALIEFMNLGRNWHWIVAYWTEQEKPFLYYPYSTRKGLKLDKLVKCVASAVIFFAFVEDIMNFISAYKLNELHIKYCSHRDDFWRNFFHREHAHIVKVIPYHTVVGVGIELMMRVAKFTWHYIDVFIICVCLSLEKRFGQFNSRIERFKGVDQPPEVWREIRLDYLRLSELVNFMDDRLSRIILMSCANNMFFISVQLYNIFELKPTPMTSVYFWYSLLFLMSRCFVTLYISASIYEASLKPLELLRDFSTLNWNLDLQRLLDHISLKNIAFSGKRFFYITRPLILAMAGTIVTYELVLLDQVSKDQDTTKDCNF, from the exons ATGCTTTTCGCTACAAAATCGGCAGGGTCCTTGAAAAAGGGCCCCATTTTGGTAGTTCAAGAAGTGAAGGAAGAAAGCCCCATCCCGAATGATTGTACGGCGCACGTGGCCCTGGCACCGATTATCCTGTTTGGGCAACTGTTTTCGCTGATGCCTGTGAGCGGGTATTTTCACCGCACTCCGGACAAGTTGGCGTTCAGGGTCAGAAGTTTGCGCTTTCTGTACTCTTGTGTGACGCTGTTTGGAATAGTATCGATTGTCGTGCTGTTTTTGATGTACTCCATCCGGCGTGGAGTACTCGGGCTGAGCAGTGCCG CAACTTTCATCTACTACACGGTGATTACTCTGGCACTGATAGAGTTCATGAACCTGGGTAGAAATTGGCACTGGATTGTCGCCTACTGGACGGAACAGGAAAAGCCCTTCCTGTACTACCCGTACAGTACTCGGAAGGGACTCAAGCTGGACAAGCTGGTCAAGTGCGTGGCCTCCGCGGTGATATTCTTCGCCTTTGTCGAGGACATTATGAACTTCATATCGGCGTACAAGCTCAACGAACTCCACATCAAGTACTGTTCCCACAGGGACGACTTCTGGCGGAATTTTTTCCACCGGGAGCATGCCCACATCGTGAAGGTCATTCCGTACCACACGGTCGTCGGAGTGGGCATCGAGCTGATGATGAGGGTGGCCAAGTTCACCTGGCACTACATTGATGTGTTTATCATTTGTGTGTGTCTCTCGTTGGAGAAGCGATTCGGGCAATTTAATAGTAGGATTGAGCGGTTCAAGGGAGTGGATCAACCGCCGGAAGTGTGGCGCGAAATAAGGTTGGATTACTTGCGGTTGAGTGAGCTGGTCAACTTTATGGACGATCGGCTGTCGCGGATCATCCTGATGTCCTGTGCGAACAACATGTTCTTCATTTCGGTGCAGTTGTATAATATTTTTGA ACTCAAACCCACCCCGATGACATCGGTCTATTTCTGGTACTCGCTGCTCTTCCTAATGAGCCGCTGCTTCGTCACCCTGTACATATCGGCCTCCATCTACGAAGCCTCACTGAAACCCCTCGAACTGCTGCGGGACTTTTCCACCCTGAACTGGAACCTGGACCTGCAACGTCTGCTGGACCACATCTCGCTCAAGAACATCGCCTTCTCCGGGAAGCGCTTCTTCTACATCACCCGACCGCTGATTTTGGCT ATGGCCGGCACGATCGTGACGTACGAGCTGGTTCTGCTGGACCAGGTCTCCAAGGATCAAGATACTACCAAGGATTGCAACTTTTAA